A section of the Rhodobacter sp. genome encodes:
- a CDS encoding ABC transporter permease: MALPSYASPLQRVWYYAFRVICGLVFFYLMFPILVIIPLSFNAQDFFTFTPEMLSLDPDGFSLKHYIDFFTNPDWQMATRNSLTIAPMATLLSVSLGTLAAIGLSQSHVPFKRIIMAVLISPMIVPLIISAAGMYFFFSAIGLQGTYWGVVLAHAILGIPFVIITVTATLVGFDRSLTRASASMGAGPVRTFMKVQLPLILPGVISGALFAFITSFDEVVVVIFVGSAAQQTLPWQMFIGLREQISPTILAVATLMVGLSILLLATLEILRRRNERLRGMSPG, from the coding sequence ATGGCACTTCCTTCCTATGCGTCGCCCCTGCAACGGGTCTGGTACTACGCCTTTCGCGTGATTTGCGGGCTGGTGTTCTTCTACCTGATGTTCCCGATCCTGGTGATCATTCCGCTGAGCTTCAACGCCCAGGATTTCTTCACCTTCACCCCGGAAATGCTGTCCCTGGATCCGGATGGCTTCTCGCTGAAGCACTACATCGATTTCTTCACCAACCCCGACTGGCAGATGGCGACGCGGAACTCGCTGACCATCGCGCCGATGGCGACGCTGCTGTCGGTGTCGCTGGGGACGCTGGCCGCGATCGGGTTGAGCCAGTCGCATGTCCCGTTCAAGCGGATCATCATGGCGGTTCTGATCTCGCCGATGATCGTGCCGCTGATCATTTCCGCCGCCGGGATGTATTTCTTTTTCAGCGCGATCGGTCTGCAGGGCACCTATTGGGGCGTTGTGCTGGCCCATGCGATCCTGGGTATCCCGTTTGTCATCATCACCGTGACGGCAACGCTGGTGGGCTTCGACCGCTCGCTGACGCGGGCCTCGGCGTCGATGGGGGCGGGGCCGGTGCGCACCTTCATGAAGGTGCAGTTGCCGCTGATCCTGCCCGGGGTCATCTCGGGTGCGCTGTTTGCCTTCATCACCTCGTTCGATGAGGTGGTGGTGGTGATTTTCGTCGGCTCGGCGGCCCAGCAGACGCTGCCCTGGCAGATGTTCATCGGTCTGCGCGAGCAGATCTCGCCGACGATCCTGGCGGTGGCGACGCTGATGGTGGGGCTGTCGATCCTGTTGCTGGCGACGCTGGAGATCCTGCGGCGGCGCAACGAGCGTCTCAGGGGCATGAGCCCGGGCTGA
- the trxC gene encoding thioredoxin TrxC codes for MPQKLRLTCPDCGQLNQFPADKLGAAPKCAVCGHALNAGKVASVDFRTLEKMARNDQVPLLVDFWAPWCGPCRAMAPEFEKAARSLAPRVRLAKIDTQSNPDATVRYNIRGIPAFILFHEGRELARLSGARPAADLMRFVEEKLALVG; via the coding sequence ATGCCCCAGAAACTCCGCCTGACCTGCCCCGACTGCGGTCAACTCAACCAGTTCCCCGCCGACAAGCTGGGCGCCGCGCCGAAATGCGCCGTCTGCGGCCACGCCCTCAATGCCGGCAAGGTCGCGTCGGTCGATTTCCGCACCCTGGAAAAGATGGCCCGCAACGACCAGGTGCCGCTTCTGGTGGATTTCTGGGCACCCTGGTGCGGCCCTTGCCGGGCCATGGCGCCCGAGTTCGAGAAAGCGGCCAGGTCCCTCGCGCCCCGCGTGCGGCTGGCCAAGATCGACACCCAGTCGAACCCGGACGCCACCGTGCGCTACAACATCCGCGGCATCCCGGCCTTCATCCTGTTCCATGAGGGCCGCGAACTCGCCCGCCTCTCGGGCGCCCGCCCGGCCGCCGATCTCATGCGCTTCGTCGAGGAAAAGCTCGCGCTCGTCGGCTGA
- a CDS encoding trimeric intracellular cation channel family protein — MSVLAVLDYLSVFIFALTGALVASRAQLDLVGFLFIAALTAVGGGTVRDVLLNRDVVFWVANPWYLATASAAAVLVFFTAHLLESRRRAIDWLDAGALAVAVPAGVGVAIALGHGPMVVLIMGMVTGAFGGLLRDVVCNEVPLVLRQGELYLSAAFAGALVALATRLVLGPTPWALIACAAITFLLRAGSMTFGWRLPVYKSRPPRP; from the coding sequence ATGAGCGTGCTGGCGGTCCTCGATTACCTGTCGGTCTTCATCTTTGCGCTGACCGGCGCGCTGGTGGCCAGCCGCGCCCAACTGGACCTGGTCGGGTTCCTGTTCATCGCCGCGCTGACGGCTGTCGGCGGCGGCACGGTGCGCGACGTGCTGCTCAACCGCGACGTGGTGTTCTGGGTGGCCAATCCCTGGTATCTGGCCACGGCCTCGGCCGCGGCGGTGCTTGTGTTCTTCACCGCGCATCTGCTGGAAAGCCGTCGTCGCGCCATCGACTGGCTGGACGCGGGTGCCCTCGCCGTCGCCGTGCCCGCAGGCGTCGGGGTGGCGATCGCACTGGGACACGGGCCGATGGTGGTCCTCATCATGGGCATGGTCACCGGCGCCTTTGGCGGCCTCCTGCGCGATGTCGTCTGCAACGAGGTGCCCCTGGTGCTGCGCCAGGGCGAACTCTACCTTTCGGCGGCCTTCGCCGGCGCGCTGGTCGCCCTCGCCACGCGCCTGGTCCTGGGACCGACGCCCTGGGCCCTGATCGCCTGCGCGGCGATCACCTTCCTGCTGCGCGCGGGCTCCATGACCTTTGGCTGGCGCCTTCCGGTCTACAAATCCCGCCCGCCCCGCCCTTGA
- the rnhA gene encoding ribonuclease HI — MPELFAWTDGACSGNPGPGGWGVLMRAMDGATLVKERELQGGEAQTTNNRMELLAAINALEALSRATAITITTDSAYVKNGVTQWIHGWKRNGWRTADKKPVKNADLWQRLDAAQKAHAVTWKWIKGHAGHAENERADELARAGMAPFKP, encoded by the coding sequence ATGCCTGAACTCTTTGCCTGGACCGACGGCGCGTGCAGCGGCAACCCCGGCCCCGGCGGCTGGGGCGTGCTGATGCGCGCGATGGACGGCGCCACCCTGGTCAAGGAACGCGAACTTCAGGGCGGCGAGGCGCAGACCACCAACAACCGCATGGAATTGCTGGCCGCGATCAACGCGCTCGAGGCCCTGTCGCGCGCCACCGCGATCACCATCACCACCGATTCGGCCTATGTGAAGAACGGCGTGACGCAGTGGATCCACGGCTGGAAACGCAACGGCTGGAGGACCGCCGACAAGAAGCCGGTGAAGAACGCCGATCTGTGGCAACGGCTGGACGCGGCGCAAAAGGCCCATGCGGTCACCTGGAAATGGATCAAGGGCCACGCCGGCCACGCCGAAAACGAGCGCGCCGACGAACTGGCGCGCGCCGGCATGGCACCGTTCAAGCCATGA
- a CDS encoding class I SAM-dependent methyltransferase produces MSDDETLRVYQARAEDYARLNGDSQALARFMASLPPGARVLDWGCGPGNQAKILLQRGFDVDPVDASAAMIAIARDRKGLPARLARFDDPLPGPYHGAWVSFSLLHAPRADLPRHLRALHDALAPKGVLFLGLKLGTGEGRDALGRFYTYYTRAALLAHLADAGFAPFDIEERTDAGLAGRREPALLILARKIHA; encoded by the coding sequence ATGAGCGACGACGAAACCCTGCGCGTCTACCAGGCCCGCGCAGAGGACTACGCCCGCCTGAACGGCGACAGCCAGGCGCTGGCGCGGTTCATGGCCAGCCTGCCGCCCGGCGCGCGTGTGCTCGATTGGGGCTGCGGCCCCGGCAATCAGGCCAAAATCCTGCTGCAACGCGGGTTCGACGTCGATCCGGTCGATGCCTCGGCCGCGATGATCGCCATCGCCCGCGACCGCAAGGGCCTGCCCGCACGCCTGGCCCGGTTCGACGACCCGCTGCCCGGCCCCTATCACGGCGCCTGGGTCAGTTTCAGCCTGCTGCACGCGCCCCGCGCCGACCTGCCCCGCCACTTGCGCGCGCTGCACGATGCCTTGGCCCCCAAAGGCGTGCTGTTCCTGGGCCTGAAGCTGGGCACCGGCGAGGGGCGCGATGCCCTGGGCCGGTTCTACACCTATTACACGCGCGCGGCGCTGCTGGCCCATCTGGCCGATGCCGGTTTCGCGCCTTTCGACATCGAGGAACGCACTGACGCCGGGCTTGCCGGCCGGCGCGAACCGGCACTCCTGATCCTCGCGAGGAAAATCCATGCCTGA
- the ispH gene encoding 4-hydroxy-3-methylbut-2-enyl diphosphate reductase, whose translation MTQPPMTLVLAAPRGFCAGVDRAIKIVEMALGKWGAPVYVRHEIVHNKFVVDNLRAQGAVFVEDLDECPADRPVIFSAHGVPKSVPQAARARDMTYVDATCPLVSKVHIEAERHHQNGLQMVMIGHAGHPETVGTMGQLPEGEVLLVETVADVALLAPRDPAKLAYITQTTLSVDDTAGIVAALESRFPAIVGPHKEDICYATTNRQAAVKAIAGRVDALLVIGAPNSSNSRRLVEVGRAAGCPYSQLIQRAADIDWRALQGARAVGLTAGASAPQVLVDEVVAAFAARYDLTRETVETATEDIEFKVPRILRVPA comes from the coding sequence ATGACCCAGCCGCCCATGACCCTCGTCCTCGCCGCGCCGCGCGGGTTCTGCGCCGGCGTGGACCGCGCGATCAAGATCGTCGAGATGGCGCTCGGCAAATGGGGGGCGCCGGTCTACGTCCGCCACGAGATCGTGCACAACAAGTTCGTCGTGGACAACCTGCGCGCCCAGGGCGCCGTCTTCGTCGAGGATCTGGACGAATGCCCCGCCGACCGGCCGGTGATTTTCTCGGCCCATGGCGTGCCGAAATCGGTGCCGCAGGCGGCGCGGGCGCGGGACATGACCTATGTCGATGCGACCTGCCCGCTGGTCTCCAAGGTCCATATCGAGGCCGAGCGCCACCACCAGAACGGCCTCCAGATGGTGATGATCGGCCACGCCGGCCATCCTGAGACCGTCGGCACCATGGGCCAGTTGCCCGAGGGCGAAGTGCTCCTGGTGGAAACCGTCGCCGATGTCGCCCTTCTGGCGCCGCGCGACCCCGCGAAACTGGCCTATATCACGCAGACCACCCTGTCGGTCGACGATACGGCCGGCATCGTCGCCGCCCTCGAATCCCGCTTTCCTGCCATCGTCGGCCCGCACAAGGAAGACATCTGTTACGCCACCACCAACCGCCAGGCGGCGGTCAAGGCGATCGCCGGCCGGGTGGATGCGCTGCTGGTGATCGGCGCCCCCAATTCGTCGAACTCCCGCCGCCTGGTCGAGGTCGGCCGCGCCGCCGGTTGCCCCTATTCGCAGCTCATCCAGCGCGCCGCGGATATCGACTGGCGGGCCCTTCAGGGCGCCCGCGCCGTCGGTCTGACCGCCGGCGCCTCGGCCCCCCAGGTCCTGGTGGACGAGGTCGTCGCCGCCTTTGCCGCCCGCTACGACCTGACACGCGAAACCGTCGAAACCGCGACCGAGGACATCGAATTCAAGGTCCCGCGCATCCTCAGGGTGCCGGCGTGA
- the uvrC gene encoding excinuclease ABC subunit UvrC: MTDTPPQAPDPLSGHALIADYVRRLDGSPGVYRMLDAEARVLYVGKARNLKARVSNYARPSGHSARIARMISETRSMMFLTTRTETEALLLEQNLIKQLKPIYNVLLRDDKSFPNILIAKNHAYPQIRKHRGKRSEKGSYFGPFASGSAVNRTLNQLQKVFLLRSCTDSVFQNRSRPCLLYQIKRCAAPCTNLVTPEAYADLVSDAERFLSGKTTHIQADLAQQMQDASDAMEFERAAALRDRIRALTAVQQSQGINPKGVDEADVVALYLEKGQACVQVFFIRAHQSWGNSDFYPRTGSGADEAEILEAFLAQFYDGKPPPRQILLSHPIENADLIHELLSARAGRNVDLRVPQRGEKAELVENALRNARESLGRRMSESAAQSRLLAGLAEAFGLDEPPARIEIYDNSHIQGAHAVGAMVVAGADGWMKNQYRKFTIKTAPGDDFGMMREVLTRRFDKLLKEDPARQTEAWPDLLLIDGGAGQITAVTETLAELGLEDIPAVGVAKGVERDLGREEFHRKGQRPFALRHNDPVLYFIQRLRDEAHRFAIGTHRAARAKAATRTPLDEIPGVGAARKRALLAHFGSAKAVTRAGLGDLMAVPGISEQMARAIHGFFNESS; encoded by the coding sequence ATGACCGACACGCCGCCCCAGGCCCCGGACCCGCTGAGTGGCCACGCGCTGATCGCCGACTATGTGCGCCGTCTTGACGGCTCGCCCGGGGTCTACCGGATGCTCGATGCCGAGGCCCGCGTGCTCTATGTCGGCAAGGCGCGCAACCTCAAGGCACGGGTGTCGAACTACGCCCGCCCCTCGGGTCATTCGGCGCGGATCGCGCGGATGATCTCGGAAACGCGGTCGATGATGTTCCTGACCACCCGGACCGAGACCGAGGCCCTGCTGCTGGAGCAGAACCTCATCAAGCAGCTGAAGCCCATCTACAACGTGCTTCTGCGCGACGACAAAAGCTTTCCGAACATCCTGATTGCGAAAAATCACGCCTATCCCCAGATCCGCAAGCATCGCGGCAAGCGCAGCGAAAAAGGCAGCTATTTCGGTCCCTTCGCCAGCGGCTCTGCGGTGAACCGGACGCTGAACCAGTTGCAGAAAGTGTTCCTTTTGCGATCCTGCACGGATTCCGTGTTCCAGAACCGCAGTCGGCCCTGCCTGCTCTACCAGATCAAGCGATGCGCGGCGCCGTGCACCAATCTCGTCACGCCCGAGGCCTACGCCGATCTCGTCTCGGACGCCGAGCGGTTCCTCTCGGGCAAGACGACCCACATCCAGGCGGACCTCGCGCAGCAGATGCAGGACGCCTCGGACGCCATGGAATTCGAACGCGCCGCCGCCCTGCGCGACCGCATCCGCGCGCTGACCGCCGTGCAGCAGTCCCAGGGCATCAACCCAAAGGGCGTGGACGAGGCGGATGTCGTCGCATTGTATCTTGAAAAGGGGCAGGCCTGCGTTCAGGTCTTCTTCATCCGCGCACATCAAAGCTGGGGCAACAGCGATTTCTATCCGCGCACCGGCTCGGGCGCGGACGAGGCCGAGATCCTCGAAGCCTTCCTCGCGCAATTCTACGACGGCAAGCCGCCGCCCCGGCAGATCCTGCTGTCGCATCCGATCGAAAACGCGGACCTGATCCACGAACTGCTCAGCGCCCGCGCCGGGCGCAACGTGGACCTGCGCGTGCCTCAGCGGGGCGAAAAGGCCGAACTGGTCGAGAACGCGCTGCGCAACGCGCGCGAATCGCTGGGCCGCCGGATGTCGGAAAGCGCCGCTCAGTCGCGCCTGCTGGCTGGCCTGGCCGAGGCCTTCGGCCTCGACGAACCGCCCGCCCGGATCGAGATCTACGACAACTCGCACATCCAGGGCGCCCACGCCGTGGGCGCGATGGTGGTCGCAGGCGCCGACGGCTGGATGAAGAACCAGTATCGCAAGTTCACCATCAAGACCGCGCCGGGCGACGATTTCGGCATGATGCGCGAGGTCCTGACGCGGCGCTTCGACAAGCTGCTGAAAGAGGACCCCGCCCGCCAGACCGAGGCCTGGCCCGACCTGCTGCTGATCGACGGCGGCGCCGGGCAAATCACCGCTGTGACCGAGACGCTGGCCGAACTGGGCCTCGAGGACATCCCCGCGGTCGGCGTCGCCAAGGGCGTCGAACGCGACCTGGGGCGCGAGGAATTCCACCGCAAGGGCCAACGCCCCTTCGCACTCCGGCACAACGACCCGGTGCTCTACTTCATCCAGCGCCTGCGCGACGAGGCCCACCGCTTCGCCATCGGCACCCACCGCGCAGCCCGCGCCAAGGCCGCGACCCGCACCCCGCTCGATGAGATCCCGGGCGTCGGCGCGGCGCGAAAACGCGCGCTCCTGGCGCATTTCGGTTCGGCCAAGGCGGTGACCCGCGCGGGTCTGGGCGACCTCATGGCGGTGCCGGGAATCTCCGAACAGATGGCCCGCGCGATCCACGGCTTCTTCAACGAATCCTCCTGA
- a CDS encoding SDR family oxidoreductase: MSGKALITGAGQRLGRAMALYLAGRGLDVALHYATSAEGADSAAAEARALGVRAVSLPADLLDEDATTALIPAAAKALGGPLTVLVNNASIFEYDTIHSATRSSWDRHIGSNLRAPFLLTQQFAAQCPKGARDAAGEPLARGLIVNMVDQRVLKPTPEFMTYSLAKAALWSLTRTTAQALAPDIRVNAIGPGPTLIGARQSPQHFARQRASTVLERGANLSDITAALGYLLDAPAVTGQLLCVDGGQHLGWRTPDILGPE; encoded by the coding sequence ATGTCGGGCAAGGCACTGATCACCGGCGCGGGGCAACGGCTGGGCCGGGCCATGGCGCTGTATCTGGCGGGTCGCGGGCTGGATGTGGCGCTGCACTACGCCACCAGCGCCGAGGGCGCCGACAGCGCCGCCGCCGAGGCGCGCGCCCTGGGCGTCCGCGCCGTGTCCCTGCCCGCCGACCTGCTGGACGAGGACGCGACAACCGCCCTGATCCCCGCCGCGGCAAAGGCCCTGGGCGGGCCGCTGACGGTGCTGGTCAACAACGCCTCGATCTTTGAATACGACACCATCCACAGCGCCACCCGCTCCAGTTGGGACCGGCACATCGGCTCGAACCTGCGGGCGCCGTTCCTGCTGACCCAGCAGTTCGCCGCGCAATGCCCCAAAGGCGCGCGCGATGCCGCCGGCGAGCCTCTCGCCCGGGGGCTGATCGTGAACATGGTGGACCAGCGCGTGCTGAAACCCACGCCCGAGTTCATGACCTATTCGCTGGCCAAGGCCGCGCTCTGGTCGCTGACGCGCACCACCGCGCAGGCCCTGGCGCCCGACATCCGCGTCAATGCCATTGGCCCCGGCCCCACGCTGATCGGCGCACGCCAGAGCCCCCAGCATTTCGCCCGCCAACGCGCCAGCACGGTGCTGGAGCGGGGCGCGAACCTGTCCGACATCACGGCCGCGCTGGGGTATCTGCTGGACGCGCCGGCCGTCACCGGGCAGCTTTTGTGCGTCGATGGCGGACAGCATCTGGGCTGGCGCACACCCGATATCCTGGGTCCGGAATGA
- a CDS encoding calcium/sodium antiporter, whose product MVFDILMILGGLVLLVLAGDALVKGAVNLSLRLGVPALIVGLTVVAFGTSAPELLVSVQATLDHAPALALGNVVGSNIANILVVLGVPALITAVPVSRELMHDFLVMMAATLLFVVMAYLGPMTWPHGLVLLAGLAAMLWNSYTRARDHRASETVELEGVEDGISGLRIALYLAGGLIGLPLGANLLVEGAVNVATALGVSEAVIGLTLVAIGTSLPELATTTAAAIRRQAGVAMGNVIGSNIFNLLGIIGVTTLVGPLPVPQSMLHFDIWVMVATALLLGGFVLTGRSIGKTVGAGLIALYVLYLLWLF is encoded by the coding sequence ATGGTTTTCGACATTCTGATGATCCTGGGCGGGCTGGTCCTGCTGGTGCTGGCCGGCGACGCGCTGGTCAAGGGCGCGGTCAATCTCAGCCTCAGGCTGGGGGTCCCGGCGCTGATCGTCGGCTTGACCGTGGTGGCCTTCGGCACCTCGGCGCCCGAATTGCTGGTGTCCGTCCAGGCAACGCTCGACCACGCGCCCGCGCTGGCGCTGGGCAATGTCGTGGGTTCGAACATCGCCAACATCCTGGTGGTGCTGGGCGTGCCCGCGCTGATCACCGCGGTGCCCGTATCGCGCGAACTGATGCACGATTTCCTGGTGATGATGGCGGCGACGCTGCTGTTCGTGGTGATGGCCTATCTTGGCCCGATGACCTGGCCCCACGGGCTGGTGCTGCTGGCCGGCCTGGCGGCGATGTTGTGGAACTCCTACACCCGCGCCCGCGACCATCGCGCCAGTGAAACCGTCGAACTGGAGGGGGTCGAGGACGGGATCTCGGGCCTGCGCATCGCCCTGTATCTGGCGGGCGGGCTGATCGGCCTGCCGCTCGGCGCGAACCTGCTGGTCGAAGGCGCGGTCAACGTCGCCACCGCGCTGGGGGTCAGCGAGGCGGTGATCGGTCTGACCCTGGTGGCGATCGGCACGTCGTTGCCCGAACTGGCCACCACCACCGCCGCCGCGATCCGCCGTCAGGCCGGCGTGGCGATGGGGAACGTGATCGGGTCCAACATCTTCAACCTGCTGGGCATCATCGGCGTGACCACGCTGGTCGGACCGCTGCCGGTGCCCCAATCCATGCTGCATTTCGACATCTGGGTCATGGTGGCGACGGCGCTGCTGCTGGGCGGCTTCGTTCTGACCGGGCGCAGCATCGGCAAGACGGTTGGCGCCGGCCTGATCGCGCTTTATGTCCTTTACCTGTTGTGGCTGTTCTGA
- a CDS encoding S49 family peptidase, with protein MMNPLALLTRPFRRAPRVNVVRMQGMIAAGGRGRLSDAGCGPLLERAFRTGRPKAVALIVNSPGGSPVQSALIGARIRRLAEETGVPVHAFVEDAAASGGYWIASAADDIHCDRASILGSIGVISAGFGLSGAIEKLGVERRVHTAGQSKSQLDPFRPETPEDVARLEALLEQMHRVFIDHVTDRRGGALSTGTDLFDGRFWLGDEAVRLGLADGIGHATPVLKARYGKRVRFRSFGTRRPLWSRLGLSLAQDALAGVEEAALWARLGL; from the coding sequence ATGATGAACCCGCTCGCCCTGCTTACGCGGCCCTTTCGGCGCGCCCCCCGCGTGAATGTCGTCCGCATGCAAGGCATGATCGCCGCAGGCGGGCGTGGCCGGTTGTCGGACGCCGGTTGCGGCCCGCTGCTTGAGCGCGCCTTTCGCACCGGCCGGCCAAAGGCGGTGGCGTTGATCGTCAACTCGCCGGGTGGCTCGCCGGTGCAGTCGGCGCTGATCGGCGCCCGCATCCGCCGCCTGGCCGAGGAAACCGGCGTCCCGGTCCACGCCTTTGTCGAGGACGCCGCCGCCTCGGGCGGTTACTGGATCGCCAGCGCCGCCGACGACATCCATTGCGACCGCGCGTCGATCCTGGGATCGATCGGCGTGATCTCGGCCGGGTTCGGACTGAGCGGCGCGATCGAGAAGCTGGGGGTCGAACGGCGCGTGCATACCGCCGGGCAGTCGAAAAGCCAGCTCGACCCGTTCCGCCCGGAAACCCCCGAGGACGTCGCGCGGCTCGAGGCGCTGCTCGAACAGATGCACCGCGTGTTCATCGACCACGTGACCGACCGGCGCGGCGGCGCCCTGTCCACCGGGACCGATCTGTTCGACGGCCGCTTCTGGCTGGGGGACGAGGCCGTCCGGCTGGGCCTGGCCGACGGGATCGGCCACGCCACCCCGGTGCTGAAGGCCCGCTACGGCAAGCGGGTTCGCTTTCGCAGCTTTGGCACGCGCCGGCCGCTGTGGTCGCGGCTGGGCCTGTCGCTGGCCCAGGACGCCCTCGCCGGCGTCGAGGAAGCGGCGCTCTGGGCCCGGTTGGGATTGTGA
- a CDS encoding aspartate carbamoyltransferase catalytic subunit yields MSFTQRHLLGIEPLHPSEITAILDLADDYVTLNRSGDKHREVLKGLTQINMFFENSTRTQASFELAGKRLGADVMNMAMQTSSVKKGETLIDTALTLNAMHPDLLVVRHPHSGAVNLLAEKVNCAVLNAGDGKHEHPTQALLDALTIRRKKGRLHRLTVAICGDIAHSRVARSNLILLGKMENRVRLIGPPTLMPAGVQEFGCEVYDDMQKGLQGADVVMMLRLQKERMDGGFIPSEREYYHRYGLDAEKLAFARDDAIVMHPGPMNRGVEIDGTIADDINRSVIQEQVEMGVAVRMAAMDLLARNLAHRHATPA; encoded by the coding sequence ATGTCCTTTACCCAACGCCACCTGCTGGGCATCGAGCCCCTGCACCCGTCCGAGATCACCGCGATCCTCGATCTGGCCGATGATTACGTCACCCTCAACAGGTCGGGCGACAAGCACCGCGAGGTGCTGAAGGGCCTGACCCAGATCAACATGTTCTTCGAGAATTCGACGCGCACGCAGGCCAGTTTCGAACTGGCCGGCAAACGTCTGGGCGCGGATGTGATGAACATGGCGATGCAAACCTCGAGCGTGAAAAAGGGCGAGACGCTGATCGACACGGCGCTGACGCTGAACGCGATGCACCCCGATCTGCTGGTCGTCCGCCACCCCCATTCCGGCGCGGTCAATCTGCTGGCGGAAAAGGTCAACTGCGCCGTGCTGAACGCCGGGGACGGCAAGCACGAGCACCCGACCCAGGCGCTGCTGGACGCGCTGACAATCCGCCGCAAGAAGGGCCGCCTGCACCGCCTGACGGTGGCGATCTGCGGCGACATCGCCCACAGCCGGGTCGCGCGGTCGAACCTGATCCTGCTGGGCAAGATGGAAAACCGCGTGCGCCTGATCGGCCCCCCGACGCTGATGCCCGCCGGCGTGCAGGAGTTCGGCTGCGAGGTCTACGACGACATGCAAAAGGGCCTGCAAGGCGCCGATGTCGTCATGATGCTGCGGCTTCAGAAAGAGCGCATGGACGGCGGCTTCATCCCGTCCGAGAGGGAATACTATCACCGCTACGGCCTGGACGCGGAAAAGCTGGCCTTTGCCAGGGACGACGCCATCGTCATGCACCCGGGCCCCATGAACCGCGGGGTCGAGATCGACGGCACCATCGCCGACGATATCAACCGCTCGGTCATCCAGGAGCAGGTGGAAATGGGCGTCGCCGTGCGCATGGCGGCGATGGACCTGCTGGCGCGCAACCTCGCGCACCGGCACGCGACGCCGGCTTGA
- a CDS encoding iron-containing alcohol dehydrogenase — translation MPPSATWSYPTAIRFGAGRLQELPQACAAAGIRRPLLVTDRGLATLAITARAAAILEEAGLGRALFAEVDPNPTEANLKAGLAAFHAGDHDGVVAFGGGSGLDLGKLIAFMAGQTRPVWDFADVGDWWTRADAAAIRPIVAVPTTAGTGSEVGRASVLTNVETHEKTIIFHPRLLPSVVISDPELTIGLPPAITAGTGMDAFAHCLEAYCSPHFHPMSQGIALEGMRLVNEALPRAHADGADLEARGQMMAAAMMGAVAFQKGLGAIHAISHPVGALYGTHHGTTNAAVMVPVLDANQPAIADRLARAADYLGIAGGFDGFRAHVRQRIADLGLPHNLTALGIAHPDHDALLAGALKDPSTAGNPVPMTAAFTRTLIAACFD, via the coding sequence ATGCCACCCAGCGCCACCTGGTCCTATCCCACCGCAATCCGGTTCGGCGCGGGGCGCCTGCAAGAGTTGCCCCAGGCCTGTGCCGCGGCCGGCATCCGGCGGCCCCTGCTGGTCACCGACCGCGGCCTGGCCACGCTGGCGATCACGGCGCGCGCGGCCGCGATCCTCGAGGAAGCGGGGCTGGGCCGCGCCTTGTTCGCCGAGGTCGATCCCAACCCGACCGAGGCCAACCTGAAGGCCGGGCTCGCCGCCTTTCACGCGGGGGACCATGACGGCGTGGTGGCCTTTGGCGGCGGGTCCGGGCTGGATCTGGGCAAGCTGATCGCCTTCATGGCCGGGCAGACGCGACCGGTCTGGGATTTCGCGGATGTGGGCGACTGGTGGACCCGCGCCGACGCGGCCGCGATTCGGCCCATCGTCGCGGTGCCGACCACCGCGGGCACCGGCTCCGAGGTCGGGCGGGCCTCGGTCCTGACGAATGTCGAGACGCATGAAAAGACGATCATCTTCCATCCGCGGCTGTTGCCGTCGGTGGTCATTTCCGACCCTGAGCTGACCATCGGTCTGCCGCCGGCGATCACCGCCGGCACCGGAATGGACGCGTTCGCGCATTGCCTCGAGGCCTATTGCTCGCCGCATTTCCACCCTATGAGCCAGGGCATCGCGCTGGAGGGCATGCGCCTGGTCAACGAGGCGCTGCCACGCGCCCATGCCGACGGTGCCGATCTCGAGGCGCGCGGCCAGATGATGGCGGCGGCGATGATGGGGGCGGTCGCCTTTCAAAAGGGGCTGGGCGCGATCCACGCGATCAGCCATCCGGTCGGCGCGCTTTATGGCACCCATCACGGCACGACCAACGCGGCGGTGATGGTGCCGGTGCTGGACGCCAACCAGCCGGCGATCGCTGACCGGCTGGCGCGCGCGGCCGACTATCTGGGGATCGCGGGCGGGTTCGACGGGTTTCGCGCGCATGTGCGCCAGCGGATCGCGGATCTGGGTCTGCCGCACAATCTGACCGCGCTGGGCATCGCCCACCCCGATCACGACGCCCTTCTGGCCGGCGCGCTCAAGGACCCCTCGACCGCAGGCAATCCGGTGCCGATGACGGCCGCGTTTACCCGCACGCTGATTGCCGCCTGCTTCGACTGA